In Miscanthus floridulus cultivar M001 chromosome 8, ASM1932011v1, whole genome shotgun sequence, the sequence atttgctttctttgtagaACTTTTTCTATGTTATTGGTTGATTATTTGTCCCTTTATCTCCTCAAGTCATGTCATGGCAATATGGATAATGTTGAGCTAAAGCTACAGAGAATTAGCTCGCACTTCTTATTGTTGCAATGACTTTGCCGAGACTTGTTCGCATAATTTGTTCATTATAAGAGCAATAACACTTCTTTTGTGCTTATCAACCACAGTGACAAACAATATCATAATTACGATTTCAGTTTATTTGACATAGCAATCTTAgtcatacatatgatagaaacaTTAATCAACTCATATTAAATTGTAATATTCCAAGGAGCCTCTTGCTATCATTTAAGAATAAAACAtatgttatttatttatttatttatttatttatttatttatgtaaATGTGTACATATACTCTATATTCCTTTTAATGTTCCTCCTAAATTATCGCAACAAAATGGAAATTTATTCTAGCTAACTAGGAATAAAAGTTCCTCTTGAGTTGACCAATCAAATTACCACACTACTACAGACTGACCTTCACTGATGGCCCATCACTTTTGGAAGTATGTTGAGCTCGATCTGTATGTTTTATgagtttcagatgtatgtttcaaatgtcgagctctgtatgtttcaaatgtttcagaagtatgttgcaagtgttttatatggatgttgcaaaagtacgtAGATCGTGATGTtgaatatgttgcaatggttgtacacatatgttgcaagcttctgttcccaatgtttcatctgtttttctagacatatgttgcaagttgtTTATttggtgtttcatatgtttcacacatatgtcgcaagtgttttatctgggttTCAActgtttttacaagtgtttcagatgcatgtttcaagtgtttcattcagacgtatgctgcaagtgttACATTTGGATCTTTCAAAGGTAGATCGGATGTTGCATTTCTCTTCTCATCTTCTGCCGCCTCGCCTTGGTGTCTCTTCTCCTCCTCCCGGCGCCGGCTGGGCATCCGCCGCCCCCTCCCGCTCCTCTCGATGCTGGTGACGTTCGGGGGCGAGGGGGACGGCGTAGGCCCCATGTGGGCGTGGGAAACAGATTGCAGGCGCAGACGTCCGGATGCTCCATCCATTTTACGTCCCGACGCTAGCAAACCCGAACCTAGAACAAGCGGTGATAAGCGCCTTTGGGTTTCAGTAAAGTTCACTGATCCGATGTTTGGTCTAAACTCTAAAAAAAGGTAGTAGCTGCATGAATGCTCTACTTTCTGCATCAGAGGTCCATGCCGCATGCGCAGCTGACAGCTCCCCCCAcacacccacccacacacacaccccCCACCACCCCAACACACACACAACAGTTAGGAACCGTTGCATACAGTTGCTCACGTTCCTAGTCTCCAGGGACCAGGGAGCATGGAGATCCTATAGAGTAGGGTATATGGTTGTATATTATATTTTATACAACTGAGATCAATGAAATGAACTTGCGTTGGCTGATctcattcttcaaaaaaaaattgcGTTGGCTCTCGTCTCTTTCTCAGTTGTCACCTCTCTTCAAGATGGCCAGGTTGTGGCTGGGCATGCAACGAACGCGTCTTTATTCTAACATCGACAGCTCACCAACATGCCCCCGTTCGCTGATCTGAAACtggttgaaaaatactgttctgactgaattattACGAAAAAAATACTATTATGACCGAAAAAACAAGTCAAACAAATCGAATATGGGGTACGCCGAACAGGCCGTTACATGGACATGTGGTACCGGTACTACTTCTACCATGCACGCAACACATATATATCCATCCACATACACGAAAACAGCACACAACGAAGCGGGAGCTGAGGATACGATACGAGTAAATCCATACGCCACCCTGTCTAGCGCGGGCAGCAGGGAGATGGTACGTCGTCTCAATCTCATGCATCCACCTCCACCGACACCACGGCGGGTGCCATGTATCCATCCACGTCCTTGTCGGCCTCTTCGGCCTCGTAGGCGGCGCGCTCCTGGACCCAGAGGTCCGCGAACTCGCAGTCCCTGTACCTCTCGAACCACGGTCCCCCGGACGTGTAGTGTATCGCGCACGGCGCCGTCCCGGCCTCTTCGGCGGGGTCGACGCGGTTGTGGCCCACGAGGAAGTTCCACACGAACGGCACCTCGCCGACCTCGTCGTCGTCGAGCCACATGAAGCGGTGCAGGTACGCGCCGCTGCGCGTGCTGACGGCCTCCGGCGTGAGCGCGGCGCGGTTCTTGGGGTGGCCGCAGTCGAAGAGCACCATGGAGGACCAGTTCTTGCGCGGGTACGACGTCTGCACGGCGCCGTCCATCTTGGTGGCCTCCGTGGGCGTGTAGTCGTGGTGCACGCACAGCACCGCGTGCCGCGGgtcggcgtcggcggcgagccgcgccagcgccgccacgTCGGACACGAAGAGGAAGTCGCAGTCCACGAAGAGCGCCCACCCGCGGTACCCCGCCAGGTACGGCGTCAGGAAGCGGGTGAAGGAGAACTCGGTGCTCTCCGTCGGCCCGCGCTCCCGCCAGTAGAGCCCCGCCTCGCGGAGCTCCTGCTGCACGATCGGGGTGATCTCCAGCGGGATGGACGAGCGGCGCAGCAGGGAGCGCCGGCACACGCGGTACGCCATGTCCTCGCGAGGGTCGTACCCCACGAACACACGGAACGGCTCCGCGCCGGCGCCCGCGAGGTTCGTCGACGACATTTTCACCGTCGGCGGCTAGGCGGCGCCTGCGTACGTATGGGAGATAAGCCAAAGCGCTTTGCTACTGCTCAATGGTAGCCTATGAATAGAATAGCCAGTGCGACTTATCAGCTGCACTTGGTGCTGCGTTTTAATAGGCCGTGTCCGCTTGCCCCATGGCCCATGGATTGGGTGTATGTGTGCCCCATGGCGATTGGCGAGTTATCAGCTGCATCTGAGTGCTCACATGTGATTTCAGAGTAATCGGCCACTGGGACAGAGAGGCACAGACAACAGAGCCAGAGCAAAACACCATTGCAGAGCCAAGAGTCTGTCAGCCACGACACCGATGGCGCCTACACCACTTCTTCACCCCGTGACTGTCCTGGACCAGTTTCACGTCACGCCGTCGCCGGCACCGGCGGCAGGGCAGCCACGGGCGCTGCCGCTCACCTTCTTCGACCTCGTCTTCTGGGCCATCCCGCCCGTGCAGCGTCTCTTCTTCTACGACAACGCCGACCTCCTCGACGTCTCGGACTTCACGCTCGGCGAGCTGCCACGGTTTAGGAGGTCCCTCGCCGCCGCGCTGCACCACTTCTATCCGTTGGCGGGGAAGTTGACGTGCGAGTTGGCCGACGAGGGCGTGGCGCCGCCGGAGGTCGTGTTCTCCGACGGCGACTCCGTCCCGCTAACCGTGGCCGTCGGCAGCGACGACTTCCGAGACCTCGCCGGCGACAACGCCCGCGACACCACGAGGATACGTCCGCTGCTCCCCGCGCTGCCAAAACACGGCGGGTCTCGGTCCCAACAGGGCGTCCTCGCCGTCCAGATTACGGTGTTCCCACGCGTCGGCATTTGCATCGGCACGACGGTGCACCACGCCGTGGCCGACGGCTCCAGCTACGCGCACTTCCTCAGCACGTGGACCGCCGCCCACCGCCGCGGCCCCGAGCGCAACGGGGCGGTGGCGATGGACGTGCCCCCGCTGTTCGACCGCGGCGTCGTGCGGGACGACGCCGGCCTCCGGGAGGCGTTCCTGCGCGACCACCGAGCGCTCGGTACAGCCGGCGGCCACGAGCGCCTCGACGACTGGGACCTCAGTCGCCGCCCTGGCGTCGTGCTCGCCACGTTCCGGTTCACCGAGAAGCAACTCCGCGCGCTCGGGAGGCGCGTCGAGTCGGAGACCTCGGCGCGGTGCTCACCGTACGCGCTGGCGTGCGGCGCCGCGTGGGCCGGCATCGTGCAcgcgcgcggcggcggcagggGCTTGGAAGGAGCTCCGGCACCCGACGCGCACTTCGGGTTCGTGACGGGGTGCAAGCCCCGCGCGAGCCCGCCTGTACCTGCGAACTACTTCGGCAACTGCCTCGGTCTGTGCCGCGTCCAAGCAAAGCGGGGCGAACTCACCGCGGCGGTCGCCTCGGCTGCCATATGGCGCGCGATCGAGGGGCTGGCCGAGGTAGGGAGCGTGTTCCGGGGATCTCGGGGGTGGGTGCGCTGGGTGCAGGAGTACGCTTCGGCGCGGGCGGTGACCGTGGCCGGGTCGCCGAAGCTGGGCGTCTACGCGGCCGCGGATTTCGGCGGGGCGTGGGGCAGGCCGACGAAGGTGGAGATCGCATCGGTGGAACGCACGGGCGCGCTGGCGCTGGCGGAGAGCGGCCGCGACGGAGACGGCGGCATCGAGGTTGGGCTGGCGCTCCCGCGCGCCGAGATGGAGACGTTCCGTACGTTTTACCTCGACCTGTTGGCCAGCCTCGGTTGAACATCTGCAAACGACGTGCACTGTGTCATTTCTGGTTGTGACTTGTATACCCTGCTATTTTCATTTCCTTTTTTTGTtgaaaaaaatgaacaaattgcTCCCCTAGTTCCCGTCCGAGCACAGTTCGGAACGGTTTCAGAGTCCACAGCTCGGCTGATTTCGTCCCGTTTAGTTGCACTTCTTGAGTAGGTTCAGGTGCAGCGCTACCAAACGAGGCACCAGGCCCAGGCCTGATAACAACTTGGCATACCGAGCTCCTAAAATCGTGCTAAGAAAGGCCTATGACTAGAGGAGGAAAAAAAAACTCCCACCGGCTCTtttggtcctgttcgcttggctgataagtcattgTTGAAAtgactgttggctgatttattgtgagagaaaaatattgttcgttggctgaaaaagtacggcttataagccaaacgaacagggcggacCAAACGGATCTTTCGCAAACAGAAACGTTGTAATCCGAGCGTCGGACCCTCTCCAAAATATCGGACGCACTCCAGCACAGACAACCACTCAATCCTCAGTTAATTTTTTTATCCACTCATTTCTCAGCCTCCACAACACCGCCACCTACCCTGTCTCTTCTTCAAACTCCTCTTATCCTCACCAGGCGAACGACACAATGAGCTCAACCATCCCCATTCTCCTCTCACATTGACCAGGTACAAGTCGCTATTGTTCTTGTCGCCTGATGGGATTGCTTTCGCTGCGGGCGGTGGCGGCAACTATCTGAATGTGGTTTCGCCCGGCCACAACAACTGCGCCGCCCTCCGTGGGGGCAGCCGGACGAGTCGGAGGCGTTCTCGAACATTATGTTGGGCTACATCAACTGCATGCTCATGCCCGAGGACATCGACGATAAGTTTGAGCACTACCTGGAGCACCCCGCGTTGTTCGCTGCGCTGCTgatgacctcctcctcctcctcctctctctctcatatgttgcaagagtatgtttcaagtgtttaagatgtttcagatgtatgttggaagtgttgtatatcgatgctgcaaaagtagatcgggatgttgcacatgttgtaatggctatacacatatgcttcaagtgtatgttccaaatatttcatctattctagactatgttgcaaatgttttatccgATGTTagaaaagtagatctagatgttgcatatacatgc encodes:
- the LOC136475306 gene encoding protein CDI-like, producing the protein MSSTNLAGAGAEPFRVFVGYDPREDMAYRVCRRSLLRRSSIPLEITPIVQQELREAGLYWRERGPTESTEFSFTRFLTPYLAGYRGWALFVDCDFLFVSDVAALARLAADADPRHAVLCVHHDYTPTEATKMDGAVQTSYPRKNWSSMVLFDCGHPKNRAALTPEAVSTRSGAYLHRFMWLDDDEVGEVPFVWNFLVGHNRVDPAEEAGTAPCAIHYTSGGPWFERYRDCEFADLWVQERAAYEAEEADKDVDGYMAPAVVSVEVDA
- the LOC136475305 gene encoding phenolic glucoside malonyltransferase 1-like: MAPTPLLHPVTVLDQFHVTPSPAPAAGQPRALPLTFFDLVFWAIPPVQRLFFYDNADLLDVSDFTLGELPRFRRSLAAALHHFYPLAGKLTCELADEGVAPPEVVFSDGDSVPLTVAVGSDDFRDLAGDNARDTTRIRPLLPALPKHGGSRSQQGVLAVQITVFPRVGICIGTTVHHAVADGSSYAHFLSTWTAAHRRGPERNGAVAMDVPPLFDRGVVRDDAGLREAFLRDHRALGTAGGHERLDDWDLSRRPGVVLATFRFTEKQLRALGRRVESETSARCSPYALACGAAWAGIVHARGGGRGLEGAPAPDAHFGFVTGCKPRASPPVPANYFGNCLGLCRVQAKRGELTAAVASAAIWRAIEGLAEVGSVFRGSRGWVRWVQEYASARAVTVAGSPKLGVYAAADFGGAWGRPTKVEIASVERTGALALAESGRDGDGGIEVGLALPRAEMETFRTFYLDLLASLG